The proteins below come from a single Roseiflexus sp. RS-1 genomic window:
- a CDS encoding Gfo/Idh/MocA family protein: protein MYRVGIIGTGKPWRSAGATGFGMAHMHARGYRAAPDAHLVALADLNLDHARSFQEQHGGDAVYQNYREMLAKERLDIVSICTWPHLHAEMVIACAEAGVRAVHCEKPMAPSFDEAKRMVAVCEASGTQLTFNHQRRFGAPFRAARDLLRAGAIGTLQRMEATCDNLFDWGTHWFDMLFFFNDETPVEWVIGQIDTRKPQTIFGVTVESQGISQFRFRNGVTGMLLTGDSAIPPLIIRLYGDEGLIEIGQSNDTPLRLWNRSASGWQNIDVGEGLHDEACHTRAILDLIDALKSGREPEVSARRALQATELIFATYESSRRRGRIDLPLTTDVPLTTITATA from the coding sequence ATGTATCGGGTTGGTATTATCGGCACCGGTAAACCCTGGCGTTCCGCTGGCGCAACCGGGTTCGGCATGGCGCATATGCACGCGCGAGGGTATCGCGCCGCTCCTGATGCGCACCTGGTAGCCCTGGCGGACCTGAACCTCGATCATGCACGGTCGTTTCAGGAGCAACACGGCGGCGATGCTGTGTATCAGAACTACCGTGAGATGCTGGCAAAGGAACGTCTCGATATTGTCAGCATCTGCACCTGGCCCCACCTCCATGCCGAAATGGTCATTGCCTGCGCAGAAGCTGGCGTGCGCGCCGTTCACTGCGAAAAACCAATGGCGCCATCGTTCGACGAAGCAAAGCGGATGGTCGCGGTATGCGAAGCCAGCGGCACACAGTTGACCTTCAACCACCAGCGACGTTTTGGCGCGCCATTTCGGGCAGCGCGCGATCTGCTGCGCGCCGGTGCGATCGGCACATTGCAGCGTATGGAAGCGACGTGCGACAATCTGTTCGACTGGGGAACGCACTGGTTCGATATGCTGTTCTTCTTCAATGATGAAACTCCGGTCGAATGGGTCATTGGTCAGATCGATACGCGCAAACCGCAAACCATTTTTGGTGTGACCGTCGAGAGTCAGGGGATCAGCCAATTCCGCTTTCGCAACGGGGTCACCGGCATGCTGCTGACAGGCGACAGTGCCATTCCTCCACTCATCATCCGGTTGTACGGCGATGAGGGACTGATCGAGATCGGGCAGAGCAACGATACACCGTTGCGCCTCTGGAATCGCAGCGCATCAGGATGGCAGAACATCGACGTGGGTGAAGGGTTGCACGACGAAGCCTGTCATACGCGCGCGATCCTGGATCTCATCGATGCGCTGAAGAGCGGGCGCGAGCCGGAAGTATCGGCGCGGCGCGCATTGCAGGCAACAGAGTTAATCTTCGCAACGTATGAGTCGAGCCGACGTCGCGGTCGCATCGATCTGCCCCTGACGACTGACGTGCCGCTGACGACGATTACAGCAACGGCGTGA